The Burkholderiales bacterium nucleotide sequence GTGGCGACGCGGTTCCGATTGCCTCGGAAGGCGCGCAGCAACGCAGTGTGGACGATAGCGGCCCGCTGCGGATCGTCACTACCATAGGCATGATCGCCGATGCGGCCAAAAACATCGGTGGTGACAAGGTAAGCGTCACGGCGCTGATGGGCGCCGGCGTCGACCCGCACCTGTATCGTGCCAGCGAAGGCGATGTGCGGCGGCTCGGCGCTGCCGAAATCATTTTTTACAACGGCCTGCATCTGGAAGCCGCCATGGGCGAGGTGCTGGAACGCATGCAAGGGCGCAAGCGCACGGCCGCCGTCGCCGACGGTGTCGAGCGCGAACGTCTGCTCGCGCCGCCTGAATTCGCCGGCGCCTACGATCCGCACATCTGGTTCGATGTCGAGCTGTGGGGCAAAGCCGGTGGGCGCGTCCGCGACACACTCGTCGCATACGATCCCGACAACGCCGTCAGCTACCGCACCAATGCCGAACGCTATCTGAATGAAGTCCGCGATCTGCACGAGTATGTGAAAGCGCAGGCGGCGCGCGTGCCGCAACCGCAGCGCGTGCTGGTTACGGCGCACGATGCGTTCAACTATTTCGGACGCGCTTACGGTTTCGAAGTGCGCGGGCTGCAAGGCATCAGCACGGCGAGCGAAGCCGGAACGGGTGATGTGCAAGCGCTCGCGGCCTTTATCGCGGAGCGGCGCATTCCGGCGATCTTCGTCGAGAGCTCGATTCCGCAGCGAACCATAGAAGCGGTGCAGGCAGCGGTGAAAGCGCGCGGCTTTGAAACGCGTATCGGCGGACAGCTCTATTCAGACGCGATGGGCGACGCCGGCACGCCGCAAGGAACCTACATCGGCATGGTGCGGCATAACGTCGACACGATTGTCGGGGCGCTTACGGTGGGCGCCACCGATTAAGGACTTCACCGGCGCAGGCAAACAATGCATTCATTTACGAATACAGCTCAAGGTACTGCGCAATTGCAACCGGGCGCCAAGACGCCGGCGATCGATGTAAACGATCTGACCGTCGCTTACCGCGACAAACCGGTGCTGTGGGACATCGACTGGAGCGTGCCGGCGGGATCGTTGACCGCCATCGTCGGCCCCAACGGCGCAGGCAAATCGACGCTGATCAAGGCGATTCTGGGCCTGGTGCCCGCGGCCGCCGGCAGCGTGACGATTCATGGCCGCAGCGTCGATGAGAACCGTCGCCTGACCGGCTACGTGCCGCAGCGCGGATCGGTCGACTGGGATTTCCCGACCAACGTGCTGGACGTCGTGATGATGGGCAGCTACGGCAAGCTCGGCTGGTTTCGCCGCCCCGGAAGGAAAGAACGCGAGGCCGCCATGCAGGCTTTGGAGCAGGTCGCCATGGTGCCCTACGCGGCGCGCCAGATCAGTCAGCTTTCGGGCGGGCAGCAGCAGCGCGTGTTCCTTGCACGCGCGCTCGCGCAGGACGCACAGGTTTACTTCATGGACGAGCCGCTGCAGGGCGTCGATGCTAAGACCGAAGAAGCCGTGGTTGGATTATGGCGCGAGCTGCGCAACGATGGCCGCACCATCGTCGTCGTACATCACGACCTGGAGACGGTTGCGCAATACTTCGAGCGCGTCTTGTTGCTGAACGTGCGGCGCATCGCCGGCGGGCCGGTAGCCGACGTATACACCGAAGAGAACCTGCGCCTCACGTATGGCGGGCGCGTGCCGTTCCATCCGCAAGCAACGCGCGCGGTCGCCGCGGTCAGCGCGCATGAAGCGCGGCAGCAGGGGAAATCCGAAGCGCCCGAAGCGCTTGTGACCGGCGCTGGTGCGCGCATCGCTACGCGTTTGAGTTGACGAGAGTGAGTTGACGAGAGTCGAGTCATGGCATCAACGACTCACGGCAAGTATCGACGACGCCCATCTTGCATAGCCGTCGTCAACGCGAAGGCGATGGGCTACTAAAACCGGATCCGGAGATGAACGTCGAATTCTTTGATTACACACTGCGCACCGTTGCGCTCGGCGCTGCTTTGCTCGGCCTGGTCAGCGGCGCGCTCGGATCCTTCGCGGTCTTGCGCAGGCAGAGCCTACTCGGCGACGCGATTTCGCACGCCGCGCTGCCGGGCATAGCGCTCGCGTTTCTGCTCACCGGCAGCAAGGAAACGCTGGTGCTCGTGCTCGGCGCGGCCATCGCCGGATGGATCGGAACGCTGATCGTGATGAGCATCGTGCGTACCACGCGCATCAAGCAGGACAGCGCGCTCGGCATCGTGCTTTCGGTGTTTTTCGGCTTCGGCTTGATGCTACTCACTTACATTCAGAAGCAGCCGCAGGCGAGCCAGGCCGGGCTGGACAAGTTTCTGTTCGGGCAAGCGGCAACCTTGCTCGCCAGCGATGTGATCATGATCGCTGCCCTTGGCGCGATCGTGATCGTCGTCACGCTGCTGTTCTGGAAAGAATTCAAGCTGTTGAGCTTCGACGCCGATTACGCGGCGAGCCTGGGCTTGCCGGTGCGCGCGATCGACATCGTGCTGACCAGCGTTATCGTGATCGCGATCGTCACCGGACTGCAGACGGTCGGCGTGGTGCTGATGTCCGCTATGGTGGTAGCGCCTGCCGTAGCCGCACGGCAGTGGACCGACCAGCTTGGCGCAATGGTCGCGCTTGCCGGAATGTTCGGACTTCTAGCGGGCGCGAGCGGAGCGATTGTCAGCAGTGCTGTCGAGCGCCTGCCGACGGGCCCGACGATCGTCGTTTGCCTGAGTCTCGCGGTGCTCGTCTCGCTGTTGTTTGCGCCGAAACGCGGCGTGGTTTGGCGGCGTTTCAGAAAGCGCGGGGCGCGCGCGATGGCCGGCTGATTGCTTTGTCGTGGTCCCAGGTTCCGATTAAAAAACTCGCGTTAAACGCTTTCACGGAATGAATTGAATTCGCGCCTGCCCGCGAATGGCAAACCCTTTTGCGGCGCACGAACCGTCGAAGAGCGCCGCTACAGCGCGAAGGAGTCCGGTTTGAAAAATAGAAGGGTCGTCGCGTGCTTTCACCCGAAGTAGAAATCCAGATCATCGCGGCAGTGGTCGCGGCAGCGTGCGCGCTGCTGGGCGTCTTTCTCGTGCTGCGGCGCATGGCGCTGATGAGCGACGCCATCAGCCATTCAATTCTGTTTGGCATCGTACTGGCGTTTTTCGTGGTCGAAGATATCACGTCGCCGTTTCTGATTCTGGCCGCGACCGCGACCGGGATGCTGGCCGTAATTCTGGTCGAGCTGTTGAACCGGACCAGGCTGGTCAAGGAAGACGCGAGCATCGCGCTGGTGTTTCCACTGCTGTTCAGCATCGGCGTGATTCTGATCGCGCGCTATGCCGGCAACGTCCATCTCGACGTCGATGCCGTATTGCTGGGCGAGTTGGCGTTTGCGCCGTTCAACCGGCTGGTCATCGACGGCGCCGATTACGGCGCGCGCATGCTGTGGGTGATGAGTGTCATTCTCGCGCTCAACGCCGCGTTCGTCGCGCTGTGCTACAAGGAACTCAAGCTCTCGACTTTCGATACGCTGCTCGCCCACGCCCTCGGTTTTTCGCCGGCCGTGATTCACTACGTGTTGATGGCGCTGGTTTCGGTCACCACGGTGGGCGCGTTCGATGCGGTCGGCTCGATACTCGTTGTCGCGCTGATGATCGCCCCGCCCGCCGCCGCCTATCTCTTGACCGATCGGCTATCGCGCATGATTTTTCTCAGCGTCGCAATCGGGATCGCGAGCGCATTGAGCGGCTATTGGCTGGCGCGCGTGCTCGATGCTTCGATCGCCGGCTCGATGGCGACGATGTCAGGCGT carries:
- a CDS encoding zinc ABC transporter substrate-binding protein, whose product is MLHPSRNINIATRRIRRLFALAIILLVSGCGDAVPIASEGAQQRSVDDSGPLRIVTTIGMIADAAKNIGGDKVSVTALMGAGVDPHLYRASEGDVRRLGAAEIIFYNGLHLEAAMGEVLERMQGRKRTAAVADGVERERLLAPPEFAGAYDPHIWFDVELWGKAGGRVRDTLVAYDPDNAVSYRTNAERYLNEVRDLHEYVKAQAARVPQPQRVLVTAHDAFNYFGRAYGFEVRGLQGISTASEAGTGDVQALAAFIAERRIPAIFVESSIPQRTIEAVQAAVKARGFETRIGGQLYSDAMGDAGTPQGTYIGMVRHNVDTIVGALTVGATD
- a CDS encoding metal ABC transporter ATP-binding protein, translating into MHSFTNTAQGTAQLQPGAKTPAIDVNDLTVAYRDKPVLWDIDWSVPAGSLTAIVGPNGAGKSTLIKAILGLVPAAAGSVTIHGRSVDENRRLTGYVPQRGSVDWDFPTNVLDVVMMGSYGKLGWFRRPGRKEREAAMQALEQVAMVPYAARQISQLSGGQQQRVFLARALAQDAQVYFMDEPLQGVDAKTEEAVVGLWRELRNDGRTIVVVHHDLETVAQYFERVLLLNVRRIAGGPVADVYTEENLRLTYGGRVPFHPQATRAVAAVSAHEARQQGKSEAPEALVTGAGARIATRLS
- a CDS encoding metal ABC transporter permease; protein product: MNVEFFDYTLRTVALGAALLGLVSGALGSFAVLRRQSLLGDAISHAALPGIALAFLLTGSKETLVLVLGAAIAGWIGTLIVMSIVRTTRIKQDSALGIVLSVFFGFGLMLLTYIQKQPQASQAGLDKFLFGQAATLLASDVIMIAALGAIVIVVTLLFWKEFKLLSFDADYAASLGLPVRAIDIVLTSVIVIAIVTGLQTVGVVLMSAMVVAPAVAARQWTDQLGAMVALAGMFGLLAGASGAIVSSAVERLPTGPTIVVCLSLAVLVSLLFAPKRGVVWRRFRKRGARAMAG
- a CDS encoding metal ABC transporter permease; protein product: MLSPEVEIQIIAAVVAAACALLGVFLVLRRMALMSDAISHSILFGIVLAFFVVEDITSPFLILAATATGMLAVILVELLNRTRLVKEDASIALVFPLLFSIGVILIARYAGNVHLDVDAVLLGELAFAPFNRLVIDGADYGARMLWVMSVILALNAAFVALCYKELKLSTFDTLLAHALGFSPAVIHYVLMALVSVTTVGAFDAVGSILVVALMIAPPAAAYLLTDRLSRMIFLSVAIGIASALSGYWLARVLDASIAGSMATMSGVLFVLAWLCAAERGLIALAARRRRQRWEFAQMVLAVHLHNHEKTAAAAIENCVEHLGVGLRWRPDFAREVVKRAEKRGLVQREGEESLQLTKAGRGLAHETMTAGVLVEGAP